One part of the Phycisphaeraceae bacterium genome encodes these proteins:
- a CDS encoding sigma-70 family RNA polymerase sigma factor codes for MPAPNERTDEELVSAYRDGDSSAFPILVRRHHDDLVRFLVRLTGNRAAAEDAFQDTFLQVHLSAESFDASRRFKPWLFTIAANKARDALRKTTRRRTLDLSAPIAGGHGADGDRRTYVDLMEVDVDPPGAALDIRERDRNVQEVLDRLPYALREILVLAYFQRLSYNQIAESLEIPLGTVKSRLHSAVAAFARKWQTVTKESTGS; via the coding sequence ATGCCCGCACCAAACGAACGAACCGACGAGGAACTGGTCTCAGCCTATCGGGATGGCGATTCGTCCGCATTCCCCATCCTTGTCCGGCGACACCACGACGACCTTGTCCGGTTTCTTGTCCGCCTGACCGGTAACCGAGCCGCGGCGGAGGACGCATTCCAGGACACCTTTCTCCAGGTTCACCTGTCGGCCGAGTCCTTCGACGCCAGCCGCCGGTTCAAACCATGGCTTTTCACAATCGCCGCGAACAAGGCGCGTGATGCGCTACGTAAGACAACCCGGCGCCGGACCCTGGACTTGTCCGCGCCGATCGCGGGCGGCCACGGTGCGGACGGCGATCGCCGGACGTACGTGGACCTCATGGAGGTCGATGTCGACCCTCCGGGAGCCGCTCTCGACATCCGGGAACGCGACAGGAATGTGCAGGAGGTCTTGGACCGCTTGCCCTACGCCCTCAGGGAAATTCTGGTGCTCGCCTATTTTCAGCGGCTCAGCTACAACCAGATCGCAGAGTCCCTCGAGATCCCTCTCGGAACGGTCAAGTCCCGCCTGCATTCAGCTGTCGCCGCGTTCGCTAGGAAATGGCAGACGGTAACGAAGGAATCGACCGGTTCATGA
- the hpnH gene encoding adenosyl-hopene transferase HpnH: MWTVATYVLKQKLRGNRRYPLVLMLEPLFRCNLACAGCGKIQYPPHILKRQLTPEECVKAADECGAPMVSIPGGEPLLHPQIREIVAGLTARRKYIYLCTNALLLKEKLEAGWFKPSKYLTFSVHMDGQEEHHDFAVCREGTYKTAVEGIALAVKMGFRVTTNTTLFDGADPNSVRRFFDEMMGLGVEGMMVSPGYAYPKAPDQKSFMRERQKTRDFFRMLLSNRKETWKFNQSPMFLEFLMGKREFECTPWGMPTYNIFGWQKPCYLLQDGYVDSFKELIETTSWDRYGRASGNKACQQCMVHCGYETSANDYTFGSVRGMLATVKALVTGRYADEPAAAMLAEESKRPHGPLVQLGISVEPKAGVKADGAVTAA; the protein is encoded by the coding sequence ATGTGGACGGTTGCCACGTACGTTCTGAAGCAGAAGCTCCGTGGCAACCGGCGGTACCCGCTGGTGCTCATGCTTGAGCCCCTGTTCCGGTGCAACCTGGCCTGCGCGGGGTGCGGCAAGATCCAGTACCCCCCCCACATCCTGAAGCGCCAGCTCACGCCTGAGGAATGCGTGAAGGCCGCGGACGAGTGCGGGGCGCCGATGGTGTCGATCCCCGGCGGCGAGCCACTGCTGCACCCGCAGATCCGCGAGATCGTGGCCGGCCTGACGGCTCGCCGGAAGTACATCTACCTGTGCACCAACGCCCTGCTGCTCAAGGAGAAGCTGGAGGCGGGGTGGTTCAAGCCCAGCAAGTACCTGACGTTCAGCGTGCACATGGACGGGCAGGAGGAACACCACGACTTCGCGGTCTGCCGCGAGGGGACGTACAAGACGGCGGTCGAGGGGATCGCGCTGGCGGTGAAGATGGGGTTCCGCGTCACGACGAACACGACGCTGTTCGACGGTGCGGACCCGAACTCGGTGCGCCGGTTCTTCGATGAGATGATGGGGCTCGGGGTCGAGGGGATGATGGTCTCGCCGGGGTACGCGTACCCCAAGGCGCCGGATCAGAAGAGCTTCATGCGGGAACGGCAGAAGACACGCGACTTCTTCCGCATGCTGCTCTCCAACCGGAAGGAGACGTGGAAGTTCAACCAGAGCCCGATGTTCCTCGAGTTCCTGATGGGCAAGCGAGAGTTCGAGTGCACCCCCTGGGGCATGCCCACGTACAACATTTTCGGGTGGCAAAAGCCGTGCTACCTGCTGCAGGACGGGTACGTGGACTCGTTCAAGGAACTGATCGAGACAACATCGTGGGATCGCTACGGCCGGGCGAGCGGCAACAAGGCGTGCCAGCAGTGCATGGTGCACTGCGGGTACGAGACGAGCGCGAACGACTACACCTTCGGGTCGGTCCGGGGCATGCTCGCGACGGTGAAGGCGCTGGTCACGGGCCGCTACGCCGACGAACCCGCCGCGGCGATGCTCGCGGAGGAGTCCAAGCGTCCGCACGGACCGCTCGTACAACTGGGAATCAGCGTCGAGCCCAAGGCCGGCGTCAAAGCCGACGGAGCAGTCACGGCGGCGTAG